A single window of Lutzomyia longipalpis isolate SR_M1_2022 chromosome 1, ASM2433408v1 DNA harbors:
- the LOC129794215 gene encoding phosphatidylinositol-binding clathrin assembly protein LAP isoform X16, which translates to MASLNDRLLAARHSLAGQGLAKSVCKATTEEMIGPKKKHLDYLVHCTNEPNVSIPHLANLLIERSQNTNWVVVYKALITVHHLLAYGNERFMQYLASSNSTFNLSNFLDKGGVQGYDMSPFIRRYAKYLNEKALSYRTVAFDFCKMKRGKEEGTIRTMNADKLLKTLPVLQAQLDALLEFDCTANDLTNGVISMCFTLLFRDLIRLFACYNDGIINLLEKYFDMNKKQCRDALDLYKKFLVRMDRVGEFLKVAENMGIDKGELPDLTKAPSSLLDALEGHLAFLEGKKGSAANTPTQTASNQKNVKSGVSALSSTSSSFGTAAASARFDNHTNGIDEALKAQALAEEEAAMNQYKSKVSSPGGANSSTNPFLSSPPATQTAPIVDLFGGSPGGDGATKQNEAIPSGPTKASDDLLQLGNPFADIFSAPPAAGTAAPVAPGIPQQAPAGNMWMSNGFNGTAAAAAPQGGNTFVSDSNFSSVFGSTEPAALENPFGVDGGATGQIQGFDALGDVLRPGTHGGAAGVTAQTSGLPSAGPQATAQATQPATGTGKVLTGDLDSSLASLAENLTINKSASAQVKGMQWNSPKNAAKPGANWTPQPMAATTGAGYRPMQGMAPMRQPMMGAPMAGMQGMPMQGQPGMPGMMAQPAPGMVAPQGQVAPTQASVGVPQQANVQLDPFGAL; encoded by the exons ATGGCGTCGCTCAATGACAGACTTCTCGCTGCTCGGCACAGTTTAGCTGGCCAGGGCCTCGCAAAATCCGTCTGTAAAGCCACCACCGAGGAGATGATTGGCCCCAAGAAGAAGCACTTAGACT ATTTAGTACACTGTACCAATGAGCCGAATGTATCAATTCCACATTTGGCTAATTTACTCATTGAAAGATCACAAAATACCAATTGGGTGGTGGTCTATAAAGCTCTCATCACAGTACATCATTTACTGGCATATGGAAATGAG AGATTCATGCAATATTTAGCATCAAGTAATTCGACGTTTAATTTAAGCAATTTCCTCGATAAAGGAGGTGTACAAG GATACGATATGTCGCCCTTCATTCGGCGATATGCAAAATACTTAAATGAGAAGGCATTGTCCTACCGTACAGTGGCCTTTGACTTCTGCAAGATGAAACGTGGAAAGGAGGAGGGTACCATCAGGACGATGAATGCTGATAAATTGCTAAAGACTCTGCCGGTGCTACAGGCTCAGCTTGATGCTCTTCTTGAGTTTGATTGTACAGCAAATGACCTCACAAATG GTGTTATCAGTATGTGCTTCACATTGCTCTTTCGCGATCTTATTCGACTGTTTGCATGCTACAATGACGGCATTATTAATCTATTGGAGAAATACTTTGATATGAATAAGAAGCAGTGTCGGGATGCATTGGATTTGTACAAGAAATTCCTCGTGAGGATGGATCGTGTTGGTGAATTTCTCAAAGTGGCAGAAAATATGGGTATTGATAAGGGTGAACTGCCGGACTTGACAAAAGCACCCAGCTCTCTATTGGACGCCCTCGAGGGTCATTTGGCATTTTTAGAGGGCAAAAAAGGATCAGCCGCTAATACTCCAACACAAACAGCAAg CAACCAAAAGAACGTAAAGAGTGGTGTGTCTGCCCTCTCTTCTACTAGTTCATCGTTTGGAACGGCCGCAGCGTCAGCACGATTTGATAATCACACAAATGGTATTGATGAGGCGCTAAAGGCACAGGCGCTGGCGGAAGAGGAAGCCGCAATGAACCAGTACAAG TCGAAAGTCTCATCACCCGGTGGAGCaaattcatcaacaaatcCCTTCCTATCATCACCACCGGCCACCCAAACGGCACCCATTGTGGATCTCTTTGGGGGCTCACCGGGTGGTGATGGTGCCACAAAACAAAATGAAGCCATTCCATCAGGACCGACAAAGGCCTCAGATGATCTCCTTCAGTTGGGCAATCCGTTTGCTGATATTTTCTCAGCACCACCTGCAGCGGGTACGGCTGCTCCTGTGGCACCGGGTATCCCACAACAGGCACCTGCAGGAAATATGTGGATGAGTAATG GATTCAATGGAacagctgctgctgctgctccaCAAGGAGGCAACACATTCGTGTCAGACAGTAATTTCTCCTCTGTATTTGGATCAACAGAACCTGCTG CACTGGAGAATCCCTTTGGGGTTGATGGAGGAGCAACGGGGCAGATACAAG ggtTCGATGCACTTGGGGACGTGCTAAGACCGGGTACTCATGGTGGTGCAGCTGGTGTCACGGCTCAAACAAGTGGTCTCCCATCTGCAGGTCCACAGGCGACAGCTCAAGCGACTCAACCGGCAACTGGCACAGGGAAGGTGCTCACCGGTGACTTGGATAGTTCATTGGCATCACTTGCGGAAAATCTCACCATAAACAAGAGCGCTTCTGCTCAAGTCAA GGGAATGCAGTGGAACTCTCCAAAGAATGCCGCAAAACCCGGAGCTAATTGGACACCACAACCCATGGCGGCGACAACTGGGGCTGGTTATCGTCCTATG CAGGGAATGGCACCCATGAGGCAACCAATGATGGGTGCACCCATGGCTGGGATGCAGGGTATGCCAATGCAGGGACAACCAGGAATGCCAGGGATGATGGCACAGCCAGCACCAGGGATGGTGGCACCTCAGGGACAAGTGGCACCGACTCAGGCATCAGTTGGTGTACCGCAGCAAGCCAATGTCCAACTTGATCCCTTTGGGGCCCTCTAA
- the LOC129794215 gene encoding phosphatidylinositol-binding clathrin assembly protein LAP isoform X15, giving the protein MASLNDRLLAARHSLAGQGLAKSVCKATTEEMIGPKKKHLDYLVHCTNEPNVSIPHLANLLIERSQNTNWVVVYKALITVHHLLAYGNERFMQYLASSNSTFNLSNFLDKGGVQGYDMSPFIRRYAKYLNEKALSYRTVAFDFCKMKRGKEEGTIRTMNADKLLKTLPVLQAQLDALLEFDCTANDLTNGVISMCFTLLFRDLIRLFACYNDGIINLLEKYFDMNKKQCRDALDLYKKFLVRMDRVGEFLKVAENMGIDKGELPDLTKAPSSLLDALEGHLAFLEGKKGSAANTPTQTASNQKNVKSGVSALSSTSSSFGTAAASARFDNHTNGIDEALKAQALAEEEAAMNQYKSKVSSPGGANSSTNPFLSSPPATQTAPIVDLFGGSPGGDGATKQNEAIPSGPTKASDDLLQLGNPFADIFSAPPAAGTAAPVAPGIPQQAPAGNMWMSNGFNGTAAAAAPQGGNTFVSDSNFSSVFGSTEPAALENPFGVDGGATGQIQGPQATAQATQPATGTGKVLTGDLDSSLASLAENLTINKSASAQVKGMQWNSPKNAAKPGANWTPQPMAATTGAGYRPMAQGMPVPPSPSTIHPLIHAPFPAMTPYLNQQGMAPMRQPMMGAPMAGMQGMPMQGQPGMPGMMAQPAPGMVAPQGQVAPTQASVGVPQQANVQLDPFGAL; this is encoded by the exons ATGGCGTCGCTCAATGACAGACTTCTCGCTGCTCGGCACAGTTTAGCTGGCCAGGGCCTCGCAAAATCCGTCTGTAAAGCCACCACCGAGGAGATGATTGGCCCCAAGAAGAAGCACTTAGACT ATTTAGTACACTGTACCAATGAGCCGAATGTATCAATTCCACATTTGGCTAATTTACTCATTGAAAGATCACAAAATACCAATTGGGTGGTGGTCTATAAAGCTCTCATCACAGTACATCATTTACTGGCATATGGAAATGAG AGATTCATGCAATATTTAGCATCAAGTAATTCGACGTTTAATTTAAGCAATTTCCTCGATAAAGGAGGTGTACAAG GATACGATATGTCGCCCTTCATTCGGCGATATGCAAAATACTTAAATGAGAAGGCATTGTCCTACCGTACAGTGGCCTTTGACTTCTGCAAGATGAAACGTGGAAAGGAGGAGGGTACCATCAGGACGATGAATGCTGATAAATTGCTAAAGACTCTGCCGGTGCTACAGGCTCAGCTTGATGCTCTTCTTGAGTTTGATTGTACAGCAAATGACCTCACAAATG GTGTTATCAGTATGTGCTTCACATTGCTCTTTCGCGATCTTATTCGACTGTTTGCATGCTACAATGACGGCATTATTAATCTATTGGAGAAATACTTTGATATGAATAAGAAGCAGTGTCGGGATGCATTGGATTTGTACAAGAAATTCCTCGTGAGGATGGATCGTGTTGGTGAATTTCTCAAAGTGGCAGAAAATATGGGTATTGATAAGGGTGAACTGCCGGACTTGACAAAAGCACCCAGCTCTCTATTGGACGCCCTCGAGGGTCATTTGGCATTTTTAGAGGGCAAAAAAGGATCAGCCGCTAATACTCCAACACAAACAGCAAg CAACCAAAAGAACGTAAAGAGTGGTGTGTCTGCCCTCTCTTCTACTAGTTCATCGTTTGGAACGGCCGCAGCGTCAGCACGATTTGATAATCACACAAATGGTATTGATGAGGCGCTAAAGGCACAGGCGCTGGCGGAAGAGGAAGCCGCAATGAACCAGTACAAG TCGAAAGTCTCATCACCCGGTGGAGCaaattcatcaacaaatcCCTTCCTATCATCACCACCGGCCACCCAAACGGCACCCATTGTGGATCTCTTTGGGGGCTCACCGGGTGGTGATGGTGCCACAAAACAAAATGAAGCCATTCCATCAGGACCGACAAAGGCCTCAGATGATCTCCTTCAGTTGGGCAATCCGTTTGCTGATATTTTCTCAGCACCACCTGCAGCGGGTACGGCTGCTCCTGTGGCACCGGGTATCCCACAACAGGCACCTGCAGGAAATATGTGGATGAGTAATG GATTCAATGGAacagctgctgctgctgctccaCAAGGAGGCAACACATTCGTGTCAGACAGTAATTTCTCCTCTGTATTTGGATCAACAGAACCTGCTG CACTGGAGAATCCCTTTGGGGTTGATGGAGGAGCAACGGGGCAGATACAAG GTCCACAGGCGACAGCTCAAGCGACTCAACCGGCAACTGGCACAGGGAAGGTGCTCACCGGTGACTTGGATAGTTCATTGGCATCACTTGCGGAAAATCTCACCATAAACAAGAGCGCTTCTGCTCAAGTCAA GGGAATGCAGTGGAACTCTCCAAAGAATGCCGCAAAACCCGGAGCTAATTGGACACCACAACCCATGGCGGCGACAACTGGGGCTGGTTATCGTCCTATG GCGCAAGGCATGCCAGTTCCTCCAAGTCCCAGCACAATACATCCGTTAATACACGCTCCTTTTCCCGCTATGACACCGTACTTGAATCAG CAGGGAATGGCACCCATGAGGCAACCAATGATGGGTGCACCCATGGCTGGGATGCAGGGTATGCCAATGCAGGGACAACCAGGAATGCCAGGGATGATGGCACAGCCAGCACCAGGGATGGTGGCACCTCAGGGACAAGTGGCACCGACTCAGGCATCAGTTGGTGTACCGCAGCAAGCCAATGTCCAACTTGATCCCTTTGGGGCCCTCTAA
- the LOC129794215 gene encoding phosphatidylinositol-binding clathrin assembly protein LAP isoform X3, with the protein MASLNDRLLAARHSLAGQGLAKSVCKATTEEMIGPKKKHLDYLVHCTNEPNVSIPHLANLLIERSQNTNWVVVYKALITVHHLLAYGNERFMQYLASSNSTFNLSNFLDKGGVQGYDMSPFIRRYAKYLNEKALSYRTVAFDFCKMKRGKEEGTIRTMNADKLLKTLPVLQAQLDALLEFDCTANDLTNGVISMCFTLLFRDLIRLFACYNDGIINLLEKYFDMNKKQCRDALDLYKKFLVRMDRVGEFLKVAENMGIDKGELPDLTKAPSSLLDALEGHLAFLEGKKGSAANTPTQTASNQKNVKSGVSALSSTSSSFGTAAASARFDNHTNGIDEALKAQALAEEEAAMNQYKSKVSSPGGANSSTNPFLSSPPATQTAPIVDLFGGSPGGDGATKQNEAIPSGPTKASDDLLQLGNPFADIFSAPPAAGTAAPVAPGIPQQAPAGNMWMSNGFNGTAAAAAPQGGNTFVSDSNFSSVFGSTEPAALENPFGVDGGATGQIQGDDPNVCVGGGVGGVQAGRAAGPPGRPPPPGTASPAKSAFDDLNDTIRMALGTDSPAKAAVMAQAQLGQGAAAGYPGGVAAFGSPARQPFVQGGPQATAQATQPATGTGKVLTGDLDSSLASLAENLTINKSASAQVKGMQWNSPKNAAKPGANWTPQPMAATTGAGYRPMAQGMPVPPSPSTIHPLIHAPFPAMTPYLNQQGMAPMRQPMMGAPMAGMQGMPMQGQPGMPGMMAQPAPGMVAPQGQVAPTQASVGVPQQANVQLDPFGAL; encoded by the exons ATGGCGTCGCTCAATGACAGACTTCTCGCTGCTCGGCACAGTTTAGCTGGCCAGGGCCTCGCAAAATCCGTCTGTAAAGCCACCACCGAGGAGATGATTGGCCCCAAGAAGAAGCACTTAGACT ATTTAGTACACTGTACCAATGAGCCGAATGTATCAATTCCACATTTGGCTAATTTACTCATTGAAAGATCACAAAATACCAATTGGGTGGTGGTCTATAAAGCTCTCATCACAGTACATCATTTACTGGCATATGGAAATGAG AGATTCATGCAATATTTAGCATCAAGTAATTCGACGTTTAATTTAAGCAATTTCCTCGATAAAGGAGGTGTACAAG GATACGATATGTCGCCCTTCATTCGGCGATATGCAAAATACTTAAATGAGAAGGCATTGTCCTACCGTACAGTGGCCTTTGACTTCTGCAAGATGAAACGTGGAAAGGAGGAGGGTACCATCAGGACGATGAATGCTGATAAATTGCTAAAGACTCTGCCGGTGCTACAGGCTCAGCTTGATGCTCTTCTTGAGTTTGATTGTACAGCAAATGACCTCACAAATG GTGTTATCAGTATGTGCTTCACATTGCTCTTTCGCGATCTTATTCGACTGTTTGCATGCTACAATGACGGCATTATTAATCTATTGGAGAAATACTTTGATATGAATAAGAAGCAGTGTCGGGATGCATTGGATTTGTACAAGAAATTCCTCGTGAGGATGGATCGTGTTGGTGAATTTCTCAAAGTGGCAGAAAATATGGGTATTGATAAGGGTGAACTGCCGGACTTGACAAAAGCACCCAGCTCTCTATTGGACGCCCTCGAGGGTCATTTGGCATTTTTAGAGGGCAAAAAAGGATCAGCCGCTAATACTCCAACACAAACAGCAAg CAACCAAAAGAACGTAAAGAGTGGTGTGTCTGCCCTCTCTTCTACTAGTTCATCGTTTGGAACGGCCGCAGCGTCAGCACGATTTGATAATCACACAAATGGTATTGATGAGGCGCTAAAGGCACAGGCGCTGGCGGAAGAGGAAGCCGCAATGAACCAGTACAAG TCGAAAGTCTCATCACCCGGTGGAGCaaattcatcaacaaatcCCTTCCTATCATCACCACCGGCCACCCAAACGGCACCCATTGTGGATCTCTTTGGGGGCTCACCGGGTGGTGATGGTGCCACAAAACAAAATGAAGCCATTCCATCAGGACCGACAAAGGCCTCAGATGATCTCCTTCAGTTGGGCAATCCGTTTGCTGATATTTTCTCAGCACCACCTGCAGCGGGTACGGCTGCTCCTGTGGCACCGGGTATCCCACAACAGGCACCTGCAGGAAATATGTGGATGAGTAATG GATTCAATGGAacagctgctgctgctgctccaCAAGGAGGCAACACATTCGTGTCAGACAGTAATTTCTCCTCTGTATTTGGATCAACAGAACCTGCTG CACTGGAGAATCCCTTTGGGGTTGATGGAGGAGCAACGGGGCAGATACAAGGTGATGATCCGAATGTATGTGTTGGTGGTGGTGTGGGTGGTGTACAAGCGGGTAGAGCTGCAGGACCACCAGGACGACCTCCGCCGCCGGGAACAGCATCGCCGGCCAAGAGTGCATTTGATGATCTCAATGATACCATTCGCATGGCCCTTGGAACGGATTCCCCCGCAAAGGCGGCCGTAATGGCACAGGCACAGTTGGGTCAAGGGGCGGCTGCTGGATATCCTGGTGGAGTGGCGGCCTTTGGGTCCCCAGCAAGGCAGCCATTTGTCCAAGGAG GTCCACAGGCGACAGCTCAAGCGACTCAACCGGCAACTGGCACAGGGAAGGTGCTCACCGGTGACTTGGATAGTTCATTGGCATCACTTGCGGAAAATCTCACCATAAACAAGAGCGCTTCTGCTCAAGTCAA GGGAATGCAGTGGAACTCTCCAAAGAATGCCGCAAAACCCGGAGCTAATTGGACACCACAACCCATGGCGGCGACAACTGGGGCTGGTTATCGTCCTATG GCGCAAGGCATGCCAGTTCCTCCAAGTCCCAGCACAATACATCCGTTAATACACGCTCCTTTTCCCGCTATGACACCGTACTTGAATCAG CAGGGAATGGCACCCATGAGGCAACCAATGATGGGTGCACCCATGGCTGGGATGCAGGGTATGCCAATGCAGGGACAACCAGGAATGCCAGGGATGATGGCACAGCCAGCACCAGGGATGGTGGCACCTCAGGGACAAGTGGCACCGACTCAGGCATCAGTTGGTGTACCGCAGCAAGCCAATGTCCAACTTGATCCCTTTGGGGCCCTCTAA
- the LOC129794215 gene encoding phosphatidylinositol-binding clathrin assembly protein LAP isoform X1 — protein MASLNDRLLAARHSLAGQGLAKSVCKATTEEMIGPKKKHLDYLVHCTNEPNVSIPHLANLLIERSQNTNWVVVYKALITVHHLLAYGNERFMQYLASSNSTFNLSNFLDKGGVQGAVGARIDLSSRDSSIGYDMSPFIRRYAKYLNEKALSYRTVAFDFCKMKRGKEEGTIRTMNADKLLKTLPVLQAQLDALLEFDCTANDLTNGVISMCFTLLFRDLIRLFACYNDGIINLLEKYFDMNKKQCRDALDLYKKFLVRMDRVGEFLKVAENMGIDKGELPDLTKAPSSLLDALEGHLAFLEGKKGSAANTPTQTASNQKNVKSGVSALSSTSSSFGTAAASARFDNHTNGIDEALKAQALAEEEAAMNQYKSKVSSPGGANSSTNPFLSSPPATQTAPIVDLFGGSPGGDGATKQNEAIPSGPTKASDDLLQLGNPFADIFSAPPAAGTAAPVAPGIPQQAPAGNMWMSNGFNGTAAAAAPQGGNTFVSDSNFSSVFGSTEPAALENPFGVDGGATGQIQGDDPNVCVGGGVGGVQAGRAAGPPGRPPPPGTASPAKSAFDDLNDTIRMALGTDSPAKAAVMAQAQLGQGAAAGYPGGVAAFGSPARQPFVQGGPQATAQATQPATGTGKVLTGDLDSSLASLAENLTINKSASAQVKGMQWNSPKNAAKPGANWTPQPMAATTGAGYRPMAQGMPVPPSPSTIHPLIHAPFPAMTPYLNQQGMAPMRQPMMGAPMAGMQGMPMQGQPGMPGMMAQPAPGMVAPQGQVAPTQASVGVPQQANVQLDPFGAL, from the exons ATGGCGTCGCTCAATGACAGACTTCTCGCTGCTCGGCACAGTTTAGCTGGCCAGGGCCTCGCAAAATCCGTCTGTAAAGCCACCACCGAGGAGATGATTGGCCCCAAGAAGAAGCACTTAGACT ATTTAGTACACTGTACCAATGAGCCGAATGTATCAATTCCACATTTGGCTAATTTACTCATTGAAAGATCACAAAATACCAATTGGGTGGTGGTCTATAAAGCTCTCATCACAGTACATCATTTACTGGCATATGGAAATGAG AGATTCATGCAATATTTAGCATCAAGTAATTCGACGTTTAATTTAAGCAATTTCCTCGATAAAGGAGGTGTACAAG GAGCTGTTGGAGCAAGAATTG atTTATCTTCAAGGGATAGTAGCATTG GATACGATATGTCGCCCTTCATTCGGCGATATGCAAAATACTTAAATGAGAAGGCATTGTCCTACCGTACAGTGGCCTTTGACTTCTGCAAGATGAAACGTGGAAAGGAGGAGGGTACCATCAGGACGATGAATGCTGATAAATTGCTAAAGACTCTGCCGGTGCTACAGGCTCAGCTTGATGCTCTTCTTGAGTTTGATTGTACAGCAAATGACCTCACAAATG GTGTTATCAGTATGTGCTTCACATTGCTCTTTCGCGATCTTATTCGACTGTTTGCATGCTACAATGACGGCATTATTAATCTATTGGAGAAATACTTTGATATGAATAAGAAGCAGTGTCGGGATGCATTGGATTTGTACAAGAAATTCCTCGTGAGGATGGATCGTGTTGGTGAATTTCTCAAAGTGGCAGAAAATATGGGTATTGATAAGGGTGAACTGCCGGACTTGACAAAAGCACCCAGCTCTCTATTGGACGCCCTCGAGGGTCATTTGGCATTTTTAGAGGGCAAAAAAGGATCAGCCGCTAATACTCCAACACAAACAGCAAg CAACCAAAAGAACGTAAAGAGTGGTGTGTCTGCCCTCTCTTCTACTAGTTCATCGTTTGGAACGGCCGCAGCGTCAGCACGATTTGATAATCACACAAATGGTATTGATGAGGCGCTAAAGGCACAGGCGCTGGCGGAAGAGGAAGCCGCAATGAACCAGTACAAG TCGAAAGTCTCATCACCCGGTGGAGCaaattcatcaacaaatcCCTTCCTATCATCACCACCGGCCACCCAAACGGCACCCATTGTGGATCTCTTTGGGGGCTCACCGGGTGGTGATGGTGCCACAAAACAAAATGAAGCCATTCCATCAGGACCGACAAAGGCCTCAGATGATCTCCTTCAGTTGGGCAATCCGTTTGCTGATATTTTCTCAGCACCACCTGCAGCGGGTACGGCTGCTCCTGTGGCACCGGGTATCCCACAACAGGCACCTGCAGGAAATATGTGGATGAGTAATG GATTCAATGGAacagctgctgctgctgctccaCAAGGAGGCAACACATTCGTGTCAGACAGTAATTTCTCCTCTGTATTTGGATCAACAGAACCTGCTG CACTGGAGAATCCCTTTGGGGTTGATGGAGGAGCAACGGGGCAGATACAAGGTGATGATCCGAATGTATGTGTTGGTGGTGGTGTGGGTGGTGTACAAGCGGGTAGAGCTGCAGGACCACCAGGACGACCTCCGCCGCCGGGAACAGCATCGCCGGCCAAGAGTGCATTTGATGATCTCAATGATACCATTCGCATGGCCCTTGGAACGGATTCCCCCGCAAAGGCGGCCGTAATGGCACAGGCACAGTTGGGTCAAGGGGCGGCTGCTGGATATCCTGGTGGAGTGGCGGCCTTTGGGTCCCCAGCAAGGCAGCCATTTGTCCAAGGAG GTCCACAGGCGACAGCTCAAGCGACTCAACCGGCAACTGGCACAGGGAAGGTGCTCACCGGTGACTTGGATAGTTCATTGGCATCACTTGCGGAAAATCTCACCATAAACAAGAGCGCTTCTGCTCAAGTCAA GGGAATGCAGTGGAACTCTCCAAAGAATGCCGCAAAACCCGGAGCTAATTGGACACCACAACCCATGGCGGCGACAACTGGGGCTGGTTATCGTCCTATG GCGCAAGGCATGCCAGTTCCTCCAAGTCCCAGCACAATACATCCGTTAATACACGCTCCTTTTCCCGCTATGACACCGTACTTGAATCAG CAGGGAATGGCACCCATGAGGCAACCAATGATGGGTGCACCCATGGCTGGGATGCAGGGTATGCCAATGCAGGGACAACCAGGAATGCCAGGGATGATGGCACAGCCAGCACCAGGGATGGTGGCACCTCAGGGACAAGTGGCACCGACTCAGGCATCAGTTGGTGTACCGCAGCAAGCCAATGTCCAACTTGATCCCTTTGGGGCCCTCTAA